The sequence GCTTCATCTCGTCGATCGACTCGTCGCGGTAGTGATGCCCGAGCCCGTGGAATCCCCAGTGCTCCTGGATGCGGTAGTGCAGGAAGTACTGGTTGATCGCGGTGAGCTCGTTCGTCAGCACCGCATTCAGGATCTCGACAACCTCGTCGTCACCACGAACCACCCAGGCCTCCACTCGTCGTCACGCCGCCGCGACGCTCCGCAGTGGTCGTCGCCGGTCGGCCAGGTCCGGAGCCGTCAGGCGGCCCAGGCAGCGCCAGCGACCGGCATCTCACGGAGATGACGGGAGAGCAGGTCCGCGATCTCTTCGCGGCATCCCCCGCAGCCAGTGCCGGCGTCGCAACGCTCACCGACCTCATCGGCGTCGTGCGCACCCGACTCAATGACTTTCCGTAGCGTCCGGTCGGAGACAGCAAAGCACGAGCAGACCAGCATTGCACCCTCACCACGCGGACGGGCCCGGCGATATCTTCGCGACCAGGCAAGTTCATTCGGCGCAGGACTTCCTAGCCACCAACATCGCTTAGCTAAGGCTTCCCTAAGAGCTACAGAATGCCACGTTAGGCTGCCCTAACACAAGGCGGCCTAAGTAGCGGCGCAGCTCACAGTCAGGCCCCGTCGGCATGCCCGGCGGAACGGGTGGCGGGGAAGCCAGTACGGGCCACCGACCGAGGCGCCGCGCCGGCCTCGCCCCAGGACCAGCAAGATCGCTGCTTTCGCCCTCGCCGGGCCGTAACCGCAGCGGTTTTGTGACCATTTGAAGGTCAAAACGACGATCATGCCAACGGGCCGCGGAGACGGCGCCGGCGGCGGACGGCGGGCGTCAGGAGGCGTCGGTGACGATCTCGACGCGGCGGTTGGCGGCTCGGCCGGCCGGGGTCGCGTTGTCGGCCGCTGGGCGGCTCGCGCCGTAGCCGACGGCCCGCAGCCGCCCGGCCGGCACGCCCTGGCTGACGAGGTAGCCGACCGCCGCCTGGGCCCGCCCGAGCGACAGGGCCTCGTTGAGGGACGCGGGCCCGGTGCTGTCGGTGTGACCGGCGACCAGCGCCGGGGCGGTGCCGGCCCGCAGCGCGGCGGCGACGAGGTCGAGCGCGGCCCGGTCGCGGTCGGACAGCACGGCGCTGTCGGACGCGAAGGTCACCGGGTGCCCCGAGGCG is a genomic window of Pseudofrankia inefficax containing:
- a CDS encoding (2Fe-2S)-binding protein, with translation MLVCSCFAVSDRTLRKVIESGAHDADEVGERCDAGTGCGGCREEIADLLSRHLREMPVAGAAWAA